DNA from Luteolibacter yonseiensis:
GTTTCGTTGGTTTTTCAACCTTTTCCGAAACAGGGGGAAAGTCATTATCCACAGGTCTGAGGTACTTTTGTGGTATCAGAGGGAAGGGGGCGAACCACGCTTCCGCCTCATCCTTGCCCTTGGCATCGTTGTAGGATTTCTTGGCCTCGCTCTCGCTGTTGCCGGCTTCCATGGAGGTTTGAGCCAGTCCCACGTCAGCACCGCGGCACGAGATGAAGGTGTGCCGCAGGGCGTTTTTCCGCCAGCCTCCGACGAGCTTGCCCAGCCTGGTCGTCTCCGCGTCGGCACCGCCGCGCCTGGGGGTGTGTGGCGGGAGATTCGGCCCCACCCGGCCAAAGGTTTTCTTGATCGGCCACAGGGCTTGTTTGAGGGCGGGGAGGATGGGCACCACCCGCCGGTGGCCGTTCTTGTCGGTCTCCGGCCGGATGATGATGAGATCCCGGTCCCACTTGAAGTCCGCCCAGTCGAGCGGACTTTTCCCGCTCTCCGGATCCGGGCAGATTTCCTCAGTACGGATGCCGGCCCAGCCGCCACAGCAAAGCCAGGCGAAATAGCCGGGGGTGACGTTCTGGATCATGGTCTCCAGGTGGCTCCGCTCCCACGTGGTGGGGACCTTGCGGATGACCCTCGGTTTTTCAAGGCACTGGGGGGCGGTCTTTTCTCCGGAGGGGAGATACTTCATTTCCACGCACCACTTGAAAAAGGTAATCCACGCACCGCGGCGGTTCTTGCGGGTGCGGGCCGAGCCGGGGAGGGGAGGGAGCTCGGCGGGACCGATCTCGTGGAGGTCCCTGTCCGGCAGGACGGAGAGGTGCCGCGTCAGGATGTTCACATTGTGCGGCGAGCTGCCGGCGTTGGCGCGCTTCACCGCGAGGAACTCCTCCACGGCCTCCCTGCAGTTCTTTTTCGGCAGGCGCTTGGCGTGCCAGAGGATGAACTCATCAACCAGGGCAAGCGAGGGGTCCACCTCCAGCATGCGGCGGATGGCCACCGTCTGCGCTGTCGAGAGGGCGCCGAGTTTCACGCCGCCGAGGTAGGTCTCTTCCGCGATCCGTTTCGCCTCCGCCTTGGCCTTTTCCAAGGTGGAGCGGACCACGAACCGTTTCCCGTTGCGGAATTTCCAATATTCCACGCCGGCGCGAGGCGACCACGGGAACACCGTGATGGAAACGGTGCGGTATTTCACCAACACGGAGCGGGTCTCATTCATACGGGGAAGGCGGCACGCATGAATTCCTCGCACTTCTTCAGCACGAAGGCGGTGGTGATGTCCGAGTAGAGAAACGTCAGTTCCAGAGAACCATCAAAGGCGTTCCCGCTGTCGTAGTGGGAAACCATGAAGGCGCGGTCCTGTGGTTTTGCCTGAAAATGAAGCGTTCGTTTGACTGACCGGATGTTGATCTCGATTTCGAATTCCGAAGATATGTCGTGAACCTTCCGGCGGCTGACCTTGAGCGTGCACTCCCGGCCCGCCGTCTCGATCGCGGCCCGCATCTTTTCAAGTTCCGGTTCGATGATTTCCCGGATGATCTTCTCTGCGTCCTCACAGGAGACGCGAAGAGCGATGAGGCGGTCGGCATCGCTCTGCCGCCGGCGCGAGGCTTCCGCCTCCTGTCTGGCGGAGTGTGCTTTCAGGTGGGATTGGTAGTCCATTGGTTCATTCATGGCTTGCTGATGGATTGCATCTGAAATAACAAGATTTCATGTTTCGCGACAGTAGAGCCATAATGCTCGGACCGGATCACCTTTCGTCTCGGCATGAGAGGTTCTTCGCATCGCTGGCTGCTCACGCCGGCATTGTCGGACCGGTCAAATGGCTCCCCGGAACCACCGGGAAACATCGGGTTATCCCTCGGAATTTTAATCCCTTGGTTCGTCGTAGTCCCCATTTCTATTACGCTACGGCGGACTATAGGGACGCGCTGGAAAAAGCGATCCTGGACGAAGTAGAGCATCTCTTCATCTTCGAAGATGATTGCAGATTCTTTCCGGAGTTCGAGGAACTGTTCCTGCCTGCGTTCCGCAATCTCCCAGACGGGTGGATGGCCCTGATGATGGGCGGCAGTCGGCAAACGAAGAAGATGCCGGTTGTCGTTCCGGGCGTGCTCCGCAGGGTAAACGGGGGATGTCTCGCAACGCACGCCATCCTTTGGAGCAGGGCCGGAATGATCCGGGCATGGAACCATCTTTACGAAAATGGGAATCTGATCGTGGATCAGGCCTTTGCCGGGCTGCAGGCGATAGAGCCTCATTTCTACGCGCCGGACAGGTGGGTGACCGACCAGTGTCCGGAAGCGGTGCCGGCGTCGAGGGAGATCACCCACGCAGAGTGCTGAACTACCATTTATAAATGATGTCT
Protein-coding regions in this window:
- a CDS encoding tyrosine-type recombinase/integrase — translated: MNETRSVLVKYRTVSITVFPWSPRAGVEYWKFRNGKRFVVRSTLEKAKAEAKRIAEETYLGGVKLGALSTAQTVAIRRMLEVDPSLALVDEFILWHAKRLPKKNCREAVEEFLAVKRANAGSSPHNVNILTRHLSVLPDRDLHEIGPAELPPLPGSARTRKNRRGAWITFFKWCVEMKYLPSGEKTAPQCLEKPRVIRKVPTTWERSHLETMIQNVTPGYFAWLCCGGWAGIRTEEICPDPESGKSPLDWADFKWDRDLIIIRPETDKNGHRRVVPILPALKQALWPIKKTFGRVGPNLPPHTPRRGGADAETTRLGKLVGGWRKNALRHTFISCRGADVGLAQTSMEAGNSESEAKKSYNDAKGKDEAEAWFAPFPLIPQKYLRPVDNDFPPVSEKVEKPTKRKTGGS